A region of Oryzias latipes chromosome 18, ASM223467v1 DNA encodes the following proteins:
- the nitr17 gene encoding novel immune-type receptor 17 (The RefSeq protein has 3 substitutions, 1 non-frameshifting indel compared to this genomic sequence): protein MASIPCAIFLTVLFSGEMAQTKTSSLSSSLRHDTDFLTVKPGDNLSLKCFYEDVVDARFYWYKQSLGQKPKLISISYKYEDKGVFHGEFRNSSRFTLDNRKGNNHLMIANLHYSDSATYYCASSYLYNFEFSDGITVNVKGSDLTIQTSVDQSSSENIHAGDSVTLNCTVHTGSCDEEHRVYWFKDSEDSHPGLIYTHGGRNDQCERKNNTQTHSCVYELPIKNLTESHAGIYYCAVVSCGHILFGNGTKLDLTAEVPYQNYLWSGALFFTTLLCVFLGISLCLMTRSHNRKMSGSSQPPKGAMGFKSTEKVYHAAVCTNLANRSRRLRDPTRSECVYNSMKQ, encoded by the exons ATGGCATCCATACCATGTGCGAtctttctgacagttttgttCTCTGGTGAAATGG CTCAGACAAAAACCTCCTCCCTGTCATCATCTCTCCGTcatgacacagattttttgacCGTTAAACCTGGAGACAACTTGAGTTTGAAATGTTTCTATGAAGATGTGGTTGATGCTCGATTTTATTGGTATAAACAAAGCTTAGGGCAGAAGCCGAAGCTCATTTCTATCTCGtacaaatatgaaaacaaaggaGTGTTCCATGGGGAATTCCGAAACAGTTCACGCTTTACACTGGATAATAGAAAAGGGAACAATCACCTGATGATTGCAAACCTACATTATTCAGATTCAGCAACGTATTACTGTGCAAGCAGCTATTTGTACAACTTTGAATTCTCAGATGGTATTACAGTCAATGTAAAAGGTTCAGATTTAACCATCCAGACTTCAGTGGATCAGTCGTCCTCTGAGAACATCCATGCAGGAGACTCTGTGACTCTGAACTGTACAGTCCACACTGGgagctgtgatgaagaacacagagTTTACTGGTTCAAAGACTCTGAAGACTCTCATCCAGGACTCATTTACACTCATGGAGGCAGGAATGATCAGTGTGAGAGAAagaacaacacacaaacacacagctgtgtCTATGAGCTGCCGGACCTGACAGAGTCTCATGCTGGGATCTACTACTGTGCTGTTGTCTCATGTGGACACATACTGTTTGGAAACGGAACCAAGGTGGACCTCACAG ctgAGGTCCCGTATCAAAACTATCTCTGGAGTGGTGCGCTCTTTTTCACGACTCTTCTGTGTGTTTTCCTGGGGATCTCACTTTGCTTGATGACTAGATCacacaacagaaaaatgtcag ggTCATCACAACCCCCCAAAGGTGCCATG GGTTTCAAGTCAACAGAAAAAGTCTACCATGCAGCCGTCTGTACCAACTTGGCAAACAGGTCCAGACGACTAAGGGATCCCACATGGAGCGAATGCGTGTACAACAGCATGAAGCAGTGA